A stretch of Gossypium hirsutum isolate 1008001.06 chromosome A06, Gossypium_hirsutum_v2.1, whole genome shotgun sequence DNA encodes these proteins:
- the LOC107963480 gene encoding transcription factor MYB4 — translation MAKSDEKTTLRKGPWSSEEDHKLIAYVTRYGIWNWTAMAKAAGLQRSGKSCRLRWMNYLRPGIKRGNFTREEEETILDLHERLGNRWSVIASRLPGRTDNEIKNYWHTRLSKRLRHNLVPKSGPFQIPNVETEQESSPEIALPPAIAIKESNVETSGAIQLPLSSSNPAMKIDESQTNCSFKAYGGLQSIFEQTFTAEGSYIVENSKAIYSVPGVSTATSQLARFQYLGNSCTDVWHKFLTNEIIYGG, via the exons ATGGCAAAGTCTGACGAAAAGACAACTCTGAGGAAAGGTCCATGGAGTTCCGAAGAAGACCACAAATTAATAGCTTATGTTACTAGATATGGTATCTGGAATTGGACAGCAATGGCCAAAGCAGCAG GATTGCAAAGGTCCGGGAAGAGTTGCAGACTCCGTTGGATGAATTATCTAAGGCCTGGAATTAAGCGTGGAAATTTCACAAGGGAAGAAGAGGAAACCATACTTGATTTGCATGAAAGGCTTGGAAATCG ATGGTCAGTGATTGCATCAAGGTTGCCTGGAAGAACTGATAATGAGATTAAAAATTATTGGCATACACGCTTAAGCAAGCGTTTGAGACACAACTTAGTGCCGAAAAGTGGACCTTTCCAGATACCCAATGTTGAAACCGAACAGGAAAGCTCACCCGAAATTGCTCTCCCACCTGCCATCGCTATAAAAGAATCAAATGTAGAAACCTCTGGTGCAATCCAGCTGCCTTTATCAAGCTCAAACCCTGCAATGAAAATTGACGAAAGCCAAACTAATTGTTCATTCAAAGCATATGGAGGACTTCAAAGCATATTTGAGCAGACATTCACTGCAGAAGGATCATACATAGTGGAGAATTCTAAAGCCATTTATTCAGTACCTGGAGTTTCTACTGCTACCTCTCAGCTAGCGAGGTTCCAGTACCTGGGTAATTCCTGTACTGACGTTTGGCATAAGTTTTTGACGAACGAAATAATATATGGAGGCTAA